In Vanrija pseudolonga chromosome 4, complete sequence, a single window of DNA contains:
- the mtr_8 gene encoding N amino acid transport system protein: MSDEHKHTISEKQGGDVEIVGVKEMDAVEVDAVFGFQGEGHIHYTSMGWMQAAVILLKTQVGLGVLAMPSLLQMTGAVPGVIMIVGLGFLTTWCDYVVGTFKHNHPEVYSIADAGYIMFGNVGREVFAIGYWCFTVGVAGAAMVAISIGFNAISDHATCTVVWVVMAATIAAAAASIQTLNRVSWIGWIGVCGIFTAVLMVTIAVGVQERPAAAPKTGPWDKDTHAFVNASIWDVVSVLSTLVMSYGGTPVFFGVISEMKNPRDYNKSLAVCQFLTMGLFTTVAIVVYFKAGQYLSTPALGSAGPLIKKVSYGFGIVGLFASAIVFLHSAAKLVFVRVMRNSHHLTALTPTHYIMWFGTTITCATLAFLIAESIPFFGSLLTLIGALFATLMTLQSTGWMWLFDNWDRRKQSNPGWSFWPMVALNVFIVILGFFIQVSGTIAAGKEIRAQYRAGKVDRPFSCKDNSK, translated from the exons ATGTCCGACGAGCACAAGCACACGATATCCGAGaagcagggcggcgacgtcgagatcgtcggcgtcaaggagatggacgccgtcgaggtggacgccgTGTTTGGCTTCCAGGGCGAAGGCCACATCCACTACACGTCGATGGGATG GATGCAGGCcgccgtcatcctcctcaagacgcaggtcggcctcggcgtgctcgccatgccgtcgctgctgcagATGACTGGCGCCGTGCCCGGTGTTATCA TGATTGTGggcctcggcttcctcaCCACATGGTGCGACTATGTGGTAGGCACGTTCAAGCACAACCACCCCGAGGTGTATTCtatcgccgacgccgggtACATCATGTTCGGCAacgtcggccgcgaggtcTTTGCCATCGGGTACTGGTGCTTCACTGTTGGCGTGGCGGGTGCGGCGATGGTTGCCATTTCGATCGGGTTCAATGCAATCAGTGACCACGCTACATGCACTGTCGTGTGGGTTGTCATG GCCGCTACtatcgccgctgctgctgcctcgaTCCAGACGCTGAACAGAGTGTCCTGGATCGGTTGGATCGGGGTGTGTGGCATCTTCACAGCGGTCCTGATGGTCACTATCGCGGTTGGCGTACAAGAGCGCCCAGCTGCTGCACCGAAGACAGGCCCGTGGGACAAGGACACCCACGCGTTCGTCAACGCGTCGATCTGGGACGTCGTCAGCGTGCTGTCGACGCTGGTCA TGTCCTACGGTGGCACACCAGTCTTCTTCGGTGTCATTTCTGAGATGAAGAACCCCCGCGACTACAACAAGTCACTAGCGGTATGCCAGTTCCTCACCATGGGACTCTTCACGACTGTTGCGATCGTCGTTTACTTCAAGGCGGGGCAGTACCTCTCCACACCGGCCCTTGGGTCCGCTGGCCCCCTCATCAAGAAGGTGTCGTATGGGTTTGGTATCGTCGGCCTCTTTGCTTCGGCGATCGTCTTTCTGCACTCTGCCGCTAAGCTCGTCTTCGTGCGCGTGATGCG CAACTCGCACCATCTCACGGCTCTCACCCCCACGCACTACATTATGTGGTTTGGAACGACAATCACCTGCGCGACGCTTGCCTTCCTCATCGCCGAGTCCATCCCCTTCTTCGGGTCGCTCCTTACCCTGATCGGCGCACTCTTCGCGACGCTCATGACCCTCCAGTCCACGGGGTGGATGTGGCTCTTTGACAACTGGGACCGCCGTAAGCAGTCCAACCCCGGCTGGAGTTTCTGGCCCATGGTCGCCCTAAACGTGTTcatcgtcatcctcggcTTTTTCATCCAGGTCAGCGGTACCATTGCTGCTGGTAAAGAAATCCGCGCCCAGTACCGTGCTGGCAAGGTTGACCGGCCGTTCTCGTGCAAGGACAACTCGAAGTAG